In Leptotrichia buccalis C-1013-b, the genomic window AGCTGGAAAAAAATATTAATTCAAAATTTAAAATGGAAAAGCTGGATAATTCTGCTAAAAAGCTGTTGCCCATATTAAAAGAATTAAAAACAGCAACTGACACAATGGGAAATTATTATGGAAAAAAGGAAAATTTAACGGATAATTTTGCTAAAAGTCAAGGATTGCATACAAGTTTTTTAAGAATTTACAAAAAATACAAGATAAGTTCAGATTTATTTAAAATGGAAATGGCAAAAGTATCAGATGAAAAAATGCAAAAAGTTTTAGAAACCTACAAAAATGAAGGCAGCATTATAAAATATAATTTAACAATCCTAATGAATAACTGCGAATCCTTTATAGATAAGATAGACAATCCAAAATTAAGAATGACAACTTTTATAAAAGGTGATTTAGGAAAATTAAAGAAAATTCAGCAAAATATTTCAATCAGCTCAAATAGTTTCCAAAAAGTAATTGAAAATGAAAAACAGTTGAAAAAAGAGAATTATTCAAGAGAAAAATTGGAAATATTTAACAAACAGCTTGCACAATTTGAAAAATCAGTTACAATATTTATTAGGGAGCTAGAAAAAAATAAATTATTGAACATAAATCAGATTGAGAAAAAGATTTATTCTGAAAATTCAGCAGGGACTCCAAACGATGTAATTAAAAATTATAATAAATTAGTAAATGACTATAATAATTTAATGAATTAACTTTTTCTTGTCTGCTTACTCAAGAAATAAATTATAAAAAAAATAAAAAGGGAAAATAAATGAAAAAGAACTTGAATAAATTAGGAAGGTTTCTAAGCTTTATTTTAAGACATTCACCACAGACAATTGATATAAAATTGGATAAAAATGGATGGGCTGATGTAAATGAATTGATTAAAGGAATTAATGAAAATGGAAAAAAGATAAATTTTGAAATGCTAAATGAAATTGTAGAAACAAATGATAAAAAAAGGTATGAATTTAATGAAGATTTTACAAAAATAAGAGCTTGCCAAGGACATAGTTTAGATGTAGATTTGGAACTAAAATCAGTAATACCGCCAAAATTTCTTTATCATGGAACAGCAGAAAGATTTCTCCCCAAAATTAAAAGTGAAGGAATAAAAAAAATTAACAGGCAACATGTACATTTGTCTGAAACTTATGAAACAGCCTATAATGTTGGAAAAAGACATGGAAAGCCTTTTATTATAAAGGTTTTGGCTGAAAAGATGTATAAAGATGGGAAAAAATTTTTTATTTCAAAAAATGGTGTGTGGCTAACAGATGATGTTGAAGTGAAATATTTGGAATTTTAGATAAAAAAGGAAGAAGGGATTTTTATGAAATTGGGAATTATTGGTTCAGGAATGATTGTTCAGGAGTTTTTGCCTAGCCTTGTGAAATTGGAAGATTTGGAAATTTTGGGAATACAAGGGACAAAATCGGGAATTGAAAAAGTTGAGGAGATTTGTAAAAAATATAATATTCCGAATTTTACAGATAATTTCGACGAATTATGTAATTTTGGAATTGATACAGTTTATATTGCTGTTCCGAATTTTTTGCATTTTGAATTTTGCAAAAAGGCATTGGAAAAAGGAATCAACGTTATTGTAGAAAAACCAATTACAACAAACTATCGTGAAGCTAAGGAACTGGAAAAATTGGCTAAAGAAAAAAAATTATTCTTATTTG contains:
- a CDS encoding YiiG family protein, whose protein sequence is MNYKKIILIATLSILLFSCDKSFKEIGQRLSIKKVKNEEMEKYNSYIEIYNKLSIIDDEISSYIEAAGENNSINIEQMKTLGNIPVIKIESQIFEKLEKNINSKFKMEKLDNSAKKLLPILKELKTATDTMGNYYGKKENLTDNFAKSQGLHTSFLRIYKKYKISSDLFKMEMAKVSDEKMQKVLETYKNEGSIIKYNLTILMNNCESFIDKIDNPKLRMTTFIKGDLGKLKKIQQNISISSNSFQKVIENEKQLKKENYSREKLEIFNKQLAQFEKSVTIFIRELEKNKLLNINQIEKKIYSENSAGTPNDVIKNYNKLVNDYNNLMN
- a CDS encoding RNA 2'-phosphotransferase, which encodes MKKNLNKLGRFLSFILRHSPQTIDIKLDKNGWADVNELIKGINENGKKINFEMLNEIVETNDKKRYEFNEDFTKIRACQGHSLDVDLELKSVIPPKFLYHGTAERFLPKIKSEGIKKINRQHVHLSETYETAYNVGKRHGKPFIIKVLAEKMYKDGKKFFISKNGVWLTDDVEVKYLEF